One genomic segment of Blastopirellula marina includes these proteins:
- a CDS encoding CpaE family protein, which translates to MKAVILGPSAVAETLAPVVQQRGVTVVDRIDSDLSAIRAYFEQNSTQCDLMLVVARDDLQETRSVICGLQILMSKPILVFGVARSANDVIQIIRSGAADFIEMSADFLHDLEDSLKRLFDSEVLTKRSGQVISVVSAVGGAGQTAVATNFAINLAANKRRSTVFVDLNLTGGDAAEQLGITPRQSIADCPRFADEIHTVTVSTLLEQHVSGLKLIAGPSYLGDHSLLPSESVKALIANLAQLNEFVVLDVEDAFHQEQFAALECSDVVIVVTRLDFPSLIRTKRLMEHLEGRDLSGLIVVANKYIKGTSIPEAKFESVMKRRLSVVIPHEPSSVLNGVNMGEPAVLEFPRSKFSQAITKLTNTVLSATPTREMEVHVSANA; encoded by the coding sequence ATGAAAGCGGTCATACTCGGGCCGAGCGCGGTTGCGGAAACGCTTGCGCCGGTCGTACAGCAGCGTGGAGTAACGGTCGTCGATCGAATCGACAGCGACCTGTCTGCGATTCGCGCGTATTTCGAGCAAAACTCGACGCAGTGCGATTTGATGTTGGTCGTCGCTCGAGACGATCTTCAAGAAACGCGTAGCGTGATTTGCGGCCTGCAGATTCTCATGAGCAAGCCGATTCTCGTTTTCGGGGTGGCACGCTCTGCCAACGACGTGATTCAAATCATTCGTAGTGGAGCGGCGGACTTTATTGAAATGTCCGCCGACTTCCTGCATGACTTGGAGGACTCACTCAAACGTCTATTTGATTCGGAAGTCCTGACGAAACGGAGTGGTCAGGTGATTAGTGTCGTCTCGGCGGTGGGAGGAGCGGGGCAGACCGCCGTGGCGACAAATTTTGCTATCAACCTGGCAGCGAACAAACGCCGCAGCACCGTTTTTGTCGATCTCAACTTGACCGGTGGAGACGCCGCCGAACAACTTGGCATTACGCCGCGGCAATCGATTGCCGATTGCCCACGCTTTGCGGACGAGATCCATACGGTCACTGTTTCGACGTTGTTAGAGCAGCATGTATCGGGTCTGAAGCTCATTGCTGGCCCCAGTTACTTGGGGGATCACAGTCTTTTGCCGAGTGAGTCGGTAAAAGCCCTTATCGCGAATCTCGCTCAGCTAAATGAATTCGTTGTTCTCGATGTCGAGGATGCGTTTCATCAAGAGCAATTCGCAGCGTTGGAATGCTCTGACGTTGTCATTGTTGTGACACGGCTTGATTTTCCCAGTCTGATTCGCACGAAGCGATTGATGGAACACCTTGAAGGTCGCGATCTGAGTGGTCTGATCGTCGTTGCCAATAAATATATCAAGGGCACAAGTATCCCCGAGGCGAAGTTCGAGTCGGTCATGAAGCGTCGCTTGAGCGTCGTGATTCCACATGAACCATCCAGTGTTCTTAATGGAGTGAACATGGGAGAGCCGGCGGTACTTGAATTTCCGCGTTCCAAATTCAGTCAAGCCATCACGAAACTCACCAATACGGTGTTGTCGGCGACGCCAACTCGGGAGATGGAAGTCCATGTTTCAGCAAACGCATAA